In Chitinophaga nivalis, a single genomic region encodes these proteins:
- a CDS encoding TlpA disulfide reductase family protein produces the protein MKRFFFSCFILAASCSAWAQQQVTIQGKVPASLDQQYIYLSKSGTGTLLDSAQIQRGTFKITRAQEDTVLAVLRLSVKNGARYRNGSRELYLSPGDRITVTVNREDTTNLLKGAVVKGSRFTAQLDELTASLATVTKSIDSMRELNMRSMEQKNFDTTGYYVRNKAFKELFAEDKKIRENYIAAHPDYYVSLITFSVMQGRRVLDVPAAQQVFDKFPAALRTSAPGQKMAALLKASATVSLQQIAPDFTCTTPTGTQLKLSDLRGKYLLLDFWASWCGPCRAENPNVVKAFQRFKDKNFDILGVSLDREGDHNKWTAAIEKDALTWHHVSDLKWWKSDIAKLYLISSIPQNFLLDPNGRIIAVNLRGEALEQELEKVLGK, from the coding sequence ATGAAAAGATTTTTTTTCAGCTGCTTTATATTGGCAGCATCCTGCAGTGCATGGGCACAGCAACAGGTAACTATTCAGGGAAAAGTACCTGCTTCCCTTGACCAACAGTATATTTATCTGTCTAAATCCGGTACCGGTACCTTGCTTGATTCCGCACAGATACAACGCGGCACTTTTAAAATCACGCGTGCACAGGAAGATACGGTATTGGCCGTATTACGCCTGTCGGTAAAAAACGGCGCCCGGTATCGCAACGGCTCCCGCGAACTGTATCTGTCTCCCGGAGATCGTATTACCGTTACCGTTAACCGGGAAGACACCACCAACCTGCTGAAAGGCGCTGTTGTAAAAGGTTCCCGGTTTACTGCACAGCTGGATGAACTCACCGCTTCCCTCGCTACCGTTACAAAAAGTATTGACTCCATGCGCGAGTTGAATATGCGGAGTATGGAACAAAAGAACTTCGACACCACCGGTTATTATGTGCGTAACAAAGCCTTTAAAGAGCTGTTTGCCGAAGACAAAAAAATCCGCGAAAACTACATTGCTGCGCATCCTGATTACTATGTCAGCCTGATTACTTTCAGTGTGATGCAAGGTCGCCGGGTACTGGATGTACCTGCCGCGCAGCAGGTATTTGACAAATTTCCCGCTGCTTTGCGTACTTCTGCACCCGGGCAGAAAATGGCTGCGCTGCTGAAAGCTTCTGCTACCGTATCACTGCAGCAGATTGCTCCTGATTTTACCTGTACAACGCCTACCGGTACGCAACTGAAACTGTCTGACCTGCGGGGTAAATACCTGTTGCTGGACTTCTGGGCAAGCTGGTGTGGTCCGTGCCGTGCAGAGAACCCTAATGTGGTAAAAGCTTTCCAACGGTTCAAAGACAAGAACTTCGACATCCTGGGTGTATCACTGGATCGCGAAGGCGACCATAACAAGTGGACTGCGGCTATTGAAAAAGATGCCCTGACCTGGCACCATGTGAGTGACCTGAAATGGTGGAAGAGCGATATCGCTAAATTATACCTGATCTCTTCCATTCCACAGAATTTCCTGCTGGATCCCAATGGCCGCATCATCGCAGTAAACCTGCGTGGAGAAGCACTGGAGCAGGAGCTGGAAAAAGTATTGGGTAAATAA
- a CDS encoding B3 domain-containing protein yields the protein MFTLFVIGWGTVLFLINQNAERKKAINLALINSKDGYGKGIIMKKRSYKGHSITVKYKIGNDMYQYEGGWDHNPDNLQEGDSIRFRYAVDTPAIIITELEDGY from the coding sequence ATGTTCACCTTATTTGTAATAGGTTGGGGAACCGTGCTTTTTTTGATAAACCAAAACGCCGAAAGAAAGAAGGCCATAAACCTGGCGCTCATCAATAGTAAAGATGGCTATGGTAAAGGAATTATTATGAAGAAACGGTCTTATAAAGGTCATAGTATAACCGTAAAATACAAGATTGGAAATGACATGTATCAATATGAAGGTGGATGGGATCACAATCCGGACAACTTACAGGAAGGAGATTCAATTCGATTTAGATATGCTGTCGATACACCAGCAATCATAATAACAGAATTGGAAGACGGCTACTAA
- a CDS encoding DUF6443 domain-containing protein yields the protein MSRTCTYTSCLAALCLLLAGTLRAQNVPATPGSVAAVPVAVPAAYNTTIVNYIRTWEPAMPSTDVAQIINSSRTVKEVRQSTQYFDGLGRPLQTVAKGMSKNGNDVVAPVVYDALGREQYKYLPYVPNAKDGNFKTDPFNSQRAFYADNTLNPGAKNETIYYSQTDFEASPLNRVSKIYAPGNSWAKTGGNHPVQQQYLVNALTDSVRSWSMTGNTPTSATLYGAGQLYKNITIDENGYQQIVYKDKSDLVILKKVQLATTPGNGHMGWLCTYYVYDDWNNLRFVIPPLAVEKITTTWNVAPLAAELCFEYRYDGRNRMTFKKIPGADSTDMVYDVRDRLVFVQDGQLRNTGSGQWLTTFYDALNRPVQTALYKSNIRREALQTSMNNALANGSTSYTFPGISELVVNQHDRDKYIATNNIRIEPGFETGASTEMEAFINPSLTGEVATVPVSNPLPGIAAADLIPLTYTFYDHYNYPGVQAAVTADNNKPQADGNPYAMPTIASNQTFGLVTGTKVRILDTDQWLTTTTYYNDQAKVLQTISDNAAGGKETLTFLYDFNGKVLSTYQRHTHPASSATPQTTLLTMMGYDDAGRLKTIKKRVNDNESLERTIATNDYDELGQMKTKQLGIQKNSPPLEQLSYEYNIRGWLKSINKDYLNNGGSGAHFGQELSYDNGFRDKSFNGNISGIRWKGWNDPLPRAYGYNYDASNRLSQADFSQQDAGSTAWSQHKINYSVPWINYDANGNITKMAQKGMDGTSIVPLDQLTYTYLPNSNKLATVYDTSGVTTTLGDFKNGKNTGNDYDYDRNGNLTKDLNKAISSIAYNHLNLPVLITMDNKGTVAYQYDASGNKVKKIVTDKTRSPFTTTTTSYINGFVYQNDTLQFFGHEEGRIRLAYKAGQAPAYVYDYFVKDHLNNTRLVLTEQRDFSIYAATMETPAAAKESQFFSNIDDTRVPKPVGYPADDAATTQNESVARLTAKNGGKKIGPSIVLRVMAGDSIQIGTKAFYKSTGPQDKNTAGLPAENMLAALVQAFGGTAAEAGAHDMAANGNQTPFNTNFYNKDYQRLKDKEPNRQQQDRPKAYLNFVLFDDQFNLVEENSGVKQVKAEPDQLQTLAVDKMPVKKSGFLYVYTSNETPQEVFFDNIVLGVTNGPVLEETHYYPFGLTMAGLSSSILKGTAYPENKIKYNGKELQRNEFGDGVGLEWYDYGARMQDPQIGRWHTQDKYAEVYISLSPYQYTANNPVKIIDEGGHLLRDKDGNIIATSTGNKYVRNDEITRQDGNTYRVSASFKEVLIYTDQGTPVRALQMVSQYVEQQNADKSFSPTTAAPVDACQNCHGTTFAEGKLVIVDGSDANESINTILREDGYTSEGVSINNADAFVMSYGGVDYHSGKINKDGSATIDHDLGKVKQSTLDNDKKVNSYQPGTRTTLYEKQTPNKQVNTTAGKVSNGVRTVSQQEATKVRKDNKLKTTDKAVGTFRRTAYELSN from the coding sequence ATGTCCCGAACATGTACCTATACCAGCTGCCTGGCAGCACTATGCCTGCTTTTAGCGGGTACGCTCCGTGCGCAGAATGTACCTGCCACTCCCGGTAGTGTAGCCGCCGTACCTGTTGCCGTACCGGCCGCCTATAACACGACAATTGTTAATTACATCCGTACCTGGGAGCCGGCGATGCCCTCGACTGATGTGGCGCAGATCATCAATAGCAGCCGGACGGTAAAAGAAGTCAGGCAATCCACCCAATACTTCGACGGGCTGGGACGACCATTACAAACCGTCGCCAAAGGCATGAGTAAAAACGGGAATGATGTGGTAGCGCCGGTAGTGTATGATGCATTGGGAAGAGAACAGTATAAATACCTGCCCTATGTGCCAAATGCCAAAGATGGTAATTTCAAAACCGATCCTTTTAATAGTCAGCGGGCATTTTATGCAGATAACACGCTCAACCCCGGCGCTAAAAATGAAACCATCTATTACAGCCAGACAGACTTTGAAGCCTCTCCGCTGAACCGGGTATCAAAGATCTATGCGCCAGGTAATAGCTGGGCTAAAACCGGCGGGAACCACCCTGTGCAGCAACAGTACCTGGTCAATGCATTGACGGATTCTGTAAGAAGCTGGAGCATGACGGGGAATACGCCCACCAGCGCTACGCTCTATGGCGCCGGACAGCTTTATAAAAATATCACCATCGATGAAAATGGGTATCAGCAAATCGTCTACAAAGACAAAAGCGATCTGGTCATCCTCAAAAAAGTACAACTGGCCACAACGCCCGGCAATGGGCACATGGGTTGGTTATGCACCTACTATGTATACGATGACTGGAATAACCTGCGTTTTGTTATCCCGCCACTCGCCGTGGAAAAAATTACTACTACCTGGAATGTAGCGCCCCTGGCAGCAGAATTATGTTTTGAATATCGTTACGATGGACGTAACCGTATGACCTTTAAAAAAATACCGGGCGCCGATTCCACCGATATGGTATACGATGTACGTGACCGGTTGGTATTTGTACAGGACGGACAACTCCGTAACACAGGTAGTGGGCAATGGCTCACCACCTTCTACGATGCGCTCAACAGACCTGTTCAAACCGCACTCTATAAATCCAACATCCGCCGGGAAGCACTACAGACCAGTATGAACAATGCGTTGGCCAATGGCAGTACTTCCTATACGTTCCCCGGCATTTCCGAGCTGGTGGTGAATCAACATGACCGTGATAAATATATAGCGACCAACAACATCAGGATAGAACCTGGTTTTGAAACGGGTGCCAGTACCGAAATGGAGGCATTTATCAATCCTTCCCTAACCGGTGAGGTGGCCACTGTGCCTGTCTCTAATCCTTTACCGGGTATAGCTGCCGCGGATCTGATTCCCCTTACCTATACCTTCTACGATCACTATAATTATCCAGGTGTACAGGCGGCAGTAACAGCAGATAACAATAAACCGCAGGCAGATGGGAATCCCTATGCCATGCCCACGATCGCCTCCAATCAAACATTCGGACTCGTCACCGGTACTAAAGTTCGTATCCTCGATACGGACCAATGGCTCACCACTACTACCTATTACAACGATCAGGCAAAAGTGTTGCAAACGATCAGCGATAACGCTGCAGGTGGTAAAGAAACACTTACGTTCCTGTATGACTTCAATGGAAAGGTATTAAGTACCTATCAACGGCATACCCATCCGGCCAGTAGTGCCACGCCACAAACAACGTTGCTGACCATGATGGGATATGACGATGCCGGCCGGTTGAAAACAATCAAAAAACGGGTGAATGATAACGAAAGCCTGGAAAGAACCATTGCTACCAACGACTATGATGAGTTAGGACAAATGAAAACCAAACAGCTGGGCATACAGAAAAACAGTCCGCCACTGGAACAGTTATCCTATGAATACAACATCCGGGGCTGGTTAAAAAGCATCAACAAAGATTACCTGAACAATGGCGGCAGTGGCGCTCACTTCGGCCAGGAACTCAGCTATGATAATGGTTTCCGCGACAAGTCCTTCAATGGTAATATCAGCGGTATCCGTTGGAAAGGTTGGAATGATCCGTTGCCAAGAGCATACGGTTATAATTATGATGCGAGCAATCGTTTATCCCAGGCTGATTTCAGTCAACAGGATGCCGGTAGCACTGCCTGGTCACAGCATAAAATAAACTATTCTGTACCCTGGATTAATTATGATGCCAATGGCAACATCACCAAAATGGCGCAGAAAGGTATGGATGGCACCAGTATTGTGCCGTTGGATCAGCTGACCTATACGTATCTGCCTAATAGTAATAAGCTCGCCACCGTATATGACACCAGTGGTGTAACCACTACCTTAGGCGATTTTAAGAACGGAAAAAACACGGGTAATGATTATGACTATGACCGGAATGGTAACCTCACCAAAGACCTTAATAAAGCCATTTCCAGTATCGCCTATAATCACCTGAACCTTCCGGTACTGATCACGATGGATAACAAAGGTACTGTGGCTTATCAATACGACGCATCCGGCAATAAGGTAAAAAAGATCGTTACCGATAAAACCAGATCACCTTTTACCACCACCACCACCAGTTACATCAATGGCTTCGTTTACCAGAATGATACCCTACAATTCTTTGGTCACGAAGAAGGCCGGATACGGCTTGCGTATAAAGCCGGGCAGGCACCTGCTTATGTATATGACTATTTTGTAAAAGATCACCTGAACAATACGCGCCTGGTACTCACCGAACAACGCGATTTTTCTATCTATGCCGCTACGATGGAAACACCGGCAGCAGCCAAAGAATCTCAATTCTTCAGTAACATCGATGACACCCGTGTACCCAAACCGGTAGGCTATCCGGCAGATGATGCCGCCACCACTCAAAACGAATCTGTTGCCAGGCTAACCGCTAAAAATGGAGGTAAAAAGATTGGTCCTTCCATTGTATTACGCGTGATGGCCGGCGACTCCATCCAGATCGGCACGAAAGCGTTCTATAAATCTACCGGTCCGCAGGACAAAAATACTGCGGGACTACCTGCAGAAAATATGCTGGCAGCCCTGGTACAAGCATTCGGTGGTACCGCCGCGGAGGCTGGCGCCCATGATATGGCAGCGAATGGCAATCAAACACCCTTTAACACGAATTTCTATAACAAAGACTATCAACGTTTAAAAGATAAAGAACCGAACCGGCAGCAACAAGACCGCCCTAAAGCTTATCTGAATTTTGTTTTGTTCGACGACCAGTTTAACTTAGTTGAAGAGAACAGTGGCGTAAAACAGGTGAAAGCGGAGCCAGATCAGTTACAAACCCTGGCGGTAGATAAAATGCCCGTGAAGAAAAGTGGTTTCCTGTATGTATACACCAGCAATGAAACTCCGCAGGAAGTGTTCTTTGATAATATCGTATTGGGTGTGACCAATGGCCCCGTGCTGGAGGAAACACATTATTATCCGTTTGGATTGACGATGGCAGGACTATCGTCCAGTATCTTAAAAGGGACTGCCTATCCGGAGAATAAAATAAAGTATAATGGGAAAGAGTTACAACGTAATGAGTTTGGTGATGGAGTAGGGTTGGAATGGTATGATTATGGCGCCAGAATGCAGGATCCACAAATCGGCAGGTGGCATACGCAGGATAAGTATGCAGAGGTATATATCTCCCTCTCTCCTTATCAGTATACAGCTAATAACCCTGTAAAAATAATTGACGAAGGGGGTCATTTATTAAGAGATAAGGACGGAAATATTATTGCAACATCTACCGGCAATAAATACGTCAGAAATGATGAGATTACAAGACAGGATGGCAATACTTACAGAGTCAGTGCAAGTTTCAAAGAGGTACTTATATATACAGATCAGGGTACACCTGTCAGGGCATTGCAAATGGTTAGCCAATATGTGGAGCAGCAGAATGCAGACAAATCATTTTCACCTACGACTGCGGCTCCTGTTGATGCATGCCAGAATTGCCATGGAACTACTTTTGCAGAAGGAAAACTGGTCATTGTTGACGGATCGGATGCTAACGAAAGTATTAACACCATATTGAGAGAAGACGGTTATACCAGTGAGGGAGTATCCATAAATAATGCAGATGCTTTTGTGATGAGTTATGGAGGAGTTGATTACCATTCCGGTAAAATAAACAAGGATGGTAGTGCCACCATAGATCACGATTTAGGAAAAGTAAAACAATCAACCCTGGACAACGATAAAAAAGTAAATTCTTATCAACCAGGTACCAGAACAACATTATATGAAAAACAAACACCCAATAAACAGGTGAATACCACTGCAGGAAAGGTATCTAATGGTGTTCGTACAGTATCTCAGCAAGAAGCAACGAAGGTGCGAAAAGACAATAAATTAAAAACTACCGATAAGGCAGTGGGAACATTTAGAAGAACAGCTTATGAATTATCTAATTAA
- a CDS encoding ATP-grasp domain-containing protein → MFAIYHEHPDWFRPLFQELDRRGIVHIPINPVVHRFNIAVPPAPYELFFNSTPAATFEQAYRSGISYTLNYLAHLEVNGIRVINGYKAFTYAASRALQLILLESLGLDYPASVVVNQLSQLTAAAGTLRFPVVIKHAAGNSIGGAIPFDSAAALQEAIAAGSVTLGPDHTAIVQEFIPTTDGYVNRVVMLGGKFWYAFRIAVTDTSRTAVFFTPPQAVIAEAAYILQHSSIDVGSVTWLNDERDGKVLYLGIHTDITFNTATPIASFAPLADYLVEEAAKQQPPVFSTSV, encoded by the coding sequence ATGTTTGCTATATATCATGAACACCCCGATTGGTTCCGGCCACTCTTTCAGGAGTTGGACAGGAGAGGTATCGTGCATATACCCATTAACCCGGTTGTGCACCGGTTTAACATTGCCGTGCCCCCCGCTCCCTACGAACTTTTTTTTAACAGTACACCGGCTGCTACCTTTGAACAGGCATACCGCTCCGGCATCTCTTATACATTAAACTATCTGGCACACCTGGAAGTAAACGGTATCCGGGTTATCAACGGATATAAAGCTTTTACCTATGCGGCTTCCCGGGCATTGCAATTGATTCTGCTGGAATCACTGGGTCTGGACTACCCGGCATCTGTGGTCGTGAATCAGCTGTCGCAGCTGACTGCCGCCGCGGGCACCTTACGTTTTCCGGTAGTGATTAAGCACGCTGCCGGCAACAGCATAGGCGGAGCTATTCCTTTTGATTCCGCCGCCGCCTTACAGGAAGCTATTGCCGCAGGCAGCGTAACATTAGGACCGGATCATACAGCCATCGTGCAGGAATTTATTCCCACCACAGATGGTTATGTAAACCGCGTCGTTATGTTGGGTGGTAAGTTTTGGTATGCCTTTCGTATAGCCGTTACAGATACCTCCCGCACAGCCGTGTTTTTTACGCCGCCACAGGCCGTGATAGCCGAAGCCGCCTATATTTTGCAGCATAGCAGCATCGACGTGGGCAGTGTAACCTGGCTGAATGATGAACGGGATGGTAAGGTATTGTACCTGGGCATACATACAGATATTACCTTCAACACCGCCACACCCATTGCTTCCTTTGCACCGCTGGCAGATTATCTGGTAGAGGAAGCTGCGAAGCAGCAACCGCCGGTATTTTCCACATCGGTATAG
- a CDS encoding acetyl-CoA C-acetyltransferase, which translates to MKKVAIIGGQRIPFVKSFTHYNRISNQEMLTACLQALTERYQLAGKRVGDVALGALLNRSTEWNFARECVLGTNLDPHTPAYNVQRACGTSLDTTIQLSLRIAAGQIDTGIAGGSDTNSDLPLLLSQQLSWKLTALRAAKSFGERLKILASIRLKELAPVYPAVVEPRTGLSMGQHTERMVKEWGIHREEQDALAWQSHLNATKAWDTGFYDDLVFPYKGVTKDTIVRSDTSAEKLAKLKPAFDFSGQGTLTAGNSTIYTDGAAAMLLASEEYAQQQKWPVMAHFVDAESAAVDYVHGEGLLMAPTYAVARLLKRQHLRLQDFDIYEIHEAFCGQVLCTLKAWEDPVYCKKLGYDAPLGSIDRSKLNTRGGSVAIGHPFCATGARIVAQTAKLLQERGSGRALISICTAGGMGVVAILQR; encoded by the coding sequence ATGAAAAAGGTGGCTATCATTGGCGGACAACGCATCCCTTTTGTAAAATCCTTCACACACTATAATCGGATATCCAATCAGGAAATGCTGACGGCCTGCCTGCAGGCGTTGACGGAACGTTATCAGCTGGCCGGTAAACGGGTGGGAGATGTAGCCCTGGGGGCATTGCTGAACCGGTCTACAGAATGGAACTTTGCCCGGGAATGTGTATTGGGAACCAACCTGGACCCACATACGCCGGCCTATAATGTGCAACGGGCCTGTGGCACCAGCCTGGATACCACGATTCAATTAAGCCTCCGTATTGCAGCCGGACAAATAGATACCGGCATCGCTGGTGGTAGCGATACCAATAGTGATCTGCCCTTGTTGTTATCACAACAACTTTCCTGGAAACTCACAGCCTTGCGTGCGGCGAAGTCTTTCGGTGAACGACTGAAAATACTGGCTTCTATCCGCCTGAAAGAGCTGGCGCCTGTGTATCCTGCAGTAGTAGAACCCCGTACCGGGTTATCAATGGGGCAGCATACTGAACGGATGGTAAAGGAATGGGGTATTCACCGCGAGGAACAGGATGCATTGGCCTGGCAAAGCCATCTGAATGCCACTAAGGCCTGGGATACCGGTTTTTATGATGACCTGGTATTTCCGTATAAAGGGGTTACCAAAGATACCATTGTGCGCAGTGATACCTCCGCCGAAAAACTGGCGAAGCTGAAACCGGCTTTCGATTTTAGCGGCCAGGGTACCCTGACGGCGGGCAACAGCACCATTTATACCGATGGCGCAGCAGCCATGCTGCTGGCCTCAGAAGAATATGCCCAGCAACAAAAATGGCCGGTGATGGCGCATTTTGTGGATGCAGAATCGGCTGCCGTAGATTATGTGCATGGGGAGGGATTGCTGATGGCACCTACCTATGCGGTGGCGCGCTTATTGAAACGCCAGCATCTCCGCCTGCAGGATTTCGATATCTATGAAATCCATGAAGCTTTTTGCGGCCAGGTACTCTGTACCCTGAAAGCGTGGGAAGATCCGGTGTATTGTAAAAAGCTGGGCTATGATGCGCCATTGGGCAGTATAGATCGTAGTAAACTGAATACCCGGGGTGGCAGTGTGGCCATAGGGCATCCGTTTTGTGCCACCGGCGCCCGGATTGTGGCACAAACAGCCAAATTGTTGCAGGAACGGGGCAGCGGAAGAGCACTGATTTCCATTTGTACCGCCGGCGGAATGGGCGTAGTTGCTATTTTACAACGATAA
- a CDS encoding 2-hydroxyacid dehydrogenase: MRVFTTRRIPEEGLTLLQRAGITVTQWTERRNLTDEELVAHCQENDALLFAGGKRIERAFLEQCRHLKVIALLSVGYDNIDVQAAADLGIPVTNTPDVLSDATADIAFLLMLAVSRKVFYMHKRIINGEWKFSDPTANLGISLEGKTLGIWGLGKIGYVMAKRCRDAYGMKIIYNNRSRNEAAEKELGAIPVSFDELLTQSDVISIHTALTPDTKGRFDKAAFDRMKSSAIFINAARGGIHNETDLIAALENGSIWGAGLDVTNPEPMQPGNPLLDMPTVAVLPHIGSATVETRNAMSTIAAQNIIAALQGKKLPNQVN, from the coding sequence ATGCGGGTATTTACAACCAGGCGCATCCCGGAAGAAGGGCTGACACTATTGCAACGTGCAGGGATTACCGTTACCCAGTGGACAGAAAGGCGGAATCTTACGGATGAAGAGCTGGTAGCACATTGCCAGGAAAATGATGCATTGTTGTTTGCCGGCGGGAAGCGGATAGAACGGGCTTTCCTGGAGCAATGCCGCCACTTGAAAGTGATTGCATTATTATCCGTCGGTTATGATAACATAGATGTACAGGCTGCCGCAGACCTGGGTATACCGGTAACCAATACACCGGATGTCCTCAGTGATGCCACAGCAGATATTGCTTTTTTGTTAATGCTGGCGGTATCCCGCAAAGTGTTTTACATGCATAAACGCATTATAAACGGAGAATGGAAATTTTCAGATCCCACTGCCAACCTGGGGATATCCTTAGAGGGAAAAACACTGGGGATCTGGGGATTGGGCAAGATAGGTTATGTGATGGCCAAACGTTGCCGCGATGCCTACGGCATGAAAATTATCTACAACAACAGAAGCCGCAATGAGGCCGCTGAAAAAGAGCTGGGCGCCATCCCGGTATCCTTCGACGAGCTGCTGACACAAAGTGATGTCATCAGCATTCATACCGCCCTTACACCCGACACCAAAGGCAGGTTTGACAAAGCTGCTTTTGACAGGATGAAGTCTTCCGCTATATTCATCAATGCAGCAAGAGGTGGTATTCATAATGAAACCGACCTGATTGCCGCCCTGGAAAACGGCAGCATCTGGGGAGCAGGATTGGATGTTACCAATCCTGAACCGATGCAACCCGGCAACCCTTTGCTGGATATGCCTACCGTGGCTGTGTTGCCGCATATCGGTTCCGCTACCGTGGAAACCAGGAATGCCATGTCAACGATAGCTGCACAGAATATTATTGCCGCGCTGCAAGGAAAAAAGCTACCTAATCAGGTGAACTAA
- a CDS encoding DUF6463 family protein, whose amino-acid sequence MKTITTKPAFRKYIGYYMMGVSMLHLLVGFIIDPTVTLAIVAAGIFNTAEATPAFFGFFWFQMAGLFMLLTGSFIQHYLQTVPTPIPRRFGYYQLLITVCGCVMEPVSGFYLFIPAALLLIFPSRQCDTSAVHGTLS is encoded by the coding sequence ATGAAAACAATCACAACGAAACCTGCTTTCCGGAAGTATATCGGTTATTACATGATGGGTGTATCCATGCTACACCTGCTGGTTGGCTTTATCATCGACCCCACAGTTACTCTGGCCATCGTGGCTGCCGGCATATTTAATACAGCGGAAGCAACGCCCGCTTTTTTTGGTTTTTTCTGGTTTCAGATGGCGGGCCTGTTTATGTTACTGACCGGCAGTTTTATCCAGCATTATCTGCAAACAGTGCCTACTCCCATACCCCGTCGGTTCGGCTATTACCAGCTATTGATCACTGTTTGCGGCTGCGTGATGGAACCGGTATCCGGCTTTTATCTTTTTATACCCGCAGCGTTACTCCTGATCTTTCCGAGCCGACAATGCGATACATCGGCAGTGCATGGAACCCTTTCCTGA
- a CDS encoding helix-turn-helix transcriptional regulator, with translation MDIREYLPCPKLLPYIDAYWEATSDNSGDKMEKIIPDGCVDLLINLGERFYIPAAGVWLENGKTYLGGTITRAVFAELPAGMHLQGIRFKPAAFPYFYAYDSLHITTNRFVDFDAAAMPGMAVMAGELPAACNRLLANRFTTPAHSLLPLMDTIRQHKGNMTVQQLAALHYMTVRQLERGFRTYAGLSPKELISIIRYQYAAQLISTAYPHRSLLDIALESGYYDHAHLSNEIKKYAGVAPTRL, from the coding sequence ATGGATATCAGAGAATACCTGCCCTGCCCTAAATTATTGCCATACATCGATGCCTACTGGGAAGCTACCAGCGATAACAGTGGAGATAAGATGGAGAAAATTATACCAGACGGATGTGTAGACCTCCTCATTAATCTGGGAGAACGTTTTTATATTCCAGCTGCCGGCGTATGGCTGGAAAACGGGAAAACCTATCTGGGAGGTACCATTACCCGGGCCGTTTTTGCAGAACTACCTGCCGGGATGCACTTGCAGGGTATTCGGTTTAAGCCGGCTGCATTCCCTTATTTCTATGCATATGATTCGCTGCATATCACCACCAACCGGTTTGTCGATTTTGATGCAGCAGCGATGCCCGGTATGGCTGTCATGGCCGGTGAGCTGCCTGCAGCCTGTAATCGTTTGCTGGCAAACCGCTTTACAACGCCTGCTCATTCCTTATTGCCCCTGATGGATACGATCCGGCAGCATAAGGGCAATATGACGGTACAGCAACTGGCAGCCCTGCATTATATGACCGTACGGCAACTGGAACGGGGCTTTCGTACCTACGCAGGATTAAGTCCCAAGGAATTGATCAGTATCATCCGGTATCAATATGCGGCACAACTGATCAGTACCGCCTATCCTCACCGGTCTTTGCTGGACATTGCCCTGGAGAGTGGTTACTATGATCATGCGCATTTGAGTAATGAGATAAAGAAATATGCCGGTGTAGCACCAACCCGTTTGTGA